One segment of Salvelinus alpinus chromosome 1, SLU_Salpinus.1, whole genome shotgun sequence DNA contains the following:
- the LOC139584179 gene encoding proteoglycan 4-like isoform X2 — protein sequence MATCRKMGRSWKIQCFVFILLQLFPPNCISAPLATQNVSLDPGVDDLEPLPLAPASNDAETAISTGTTDGKATSDNATTPDATVIKAVTADAKDAAATPVKDAAATPVKDAAATPVKDAAATPVKDAAGTPVKDAAGTPVKDAAGTPVKDAAGTPVKDAAGTPVKDAAGTPVKDAAGTPVKDAAATPVKDATPTPIEDTPIKDTSIDGVKARDDAPYTKGEVIAESTAIIAETTVGKFAITADKNKTKLDKSGLTPEKLPPKPADSDADAAPAMTAAPATSTTTVKAPEPAKPILEKPSPASNTKLVGPMDATEDEQESDLVPVNTLESQTETDMYGRENEEEGGEDDYDKVPLDQNQNFGSQDLNEENDDGMVDADDDQVVLSPAKSAGKIDVRMKDTNIYTTQDEDSHFFFHLVILAFLVAIVYITYHNKRKIFLLAQSRRWRDGLCSRNNVEYHRLDQNVNEAMPSLKMTQDYIF from the exons TTTCTCTGGATCCAGGAGTTGATGATTTAGAACCCTTGCCTTTGGCACCAGCCAGCAACGATGCAGAAACAGCCATCAGCACTGGTACAACAGACGGCAAAGCAACCAGTGACAATGCTACAACACCTGATGCAACAGTAATTAAGGCTGTAACAGCAGATGCAAAGGACGCTGCTGCCACACCCGTCAAGGACGCTGCTGCCACACCCGTCAAGGACGCTGCTGCCACACCCGTCAAGGACGCTGCTGCCACACCCGTCAAGGACGCTGCTGGCACACCCGTCAAGGACGCTGCTGGCACACCCGTCAAGGACGCTGCTGGCACACCCGTCAAGGACGCTGCTGGCACACCCGTCAAGGACGCTGCTGGCACACCCGTCAAGGACGCTGCTGGCACACCCGTCAAGGACGCTGCTGGCACACCCGTCAAGGATGCTGCTGCCACACCCGTCAAGGACGCTACTCCCACACCTATAGAAGACACACCCATCAAGGACACATCTATCGATGGTGTAAAAGCACGTGATGATGCACCATACACCAAAGGGGAGGTTATAGCTGAATCCACTGCCATTATTGCTGAAACAACTGTTGGCAAGTTTGCAATAACTGCAGACAAGAACAAAACCAAATTAGATAAATCAGGACTGACTCCTGAAAAACTACCTCCCAAACCTGCTGATTCAGATGCTGATGCTGCCCCGGCCATGACTGCAGCTCCAGCCACCAGCACCACCACAGTCAAAGCCCCAGAGCCTGCCAAGCCCATCCTGGAGAAACCAAGCCCTGCCTCCAACACCAAGCTCGTCGGCCCCATGGACGCAACAGAGGATGAGCAAGAGAGCGATCTAGTGCCTGTCAACACCCTGGAGTCCCAGACCGAGACAGACATGTACGGCAGAGAAAATGAGGAAGAAGGTGGTGAAGATGACTATGATAAGGTCCCTCTGGACCAGAACCAGAACTTTGGCAGCCAAGACCTCAACGAGGAGAACGACGACGGCATGGTGGACGCCGACGATGACCAGGTGGTGCTCAGCCCAGCAAAGAGTGCTGGGAAGATAGACGTACGTATGAAGGACACCAACATCTACACCACCCAGGACGAGGACTCCCACTTCTTCTTCCACCTGGTCATCCTGGCCTTCCTGGTGGCCATTGTATACATCACCTACCACAACAAGAGGAAG ATCTTCCTGCTAGCCCAGAGTCGGCGCTGGAGGGACGGCCTGTGTTCTCGCAACAACGTGGAGTATCATCGGCTGGACCAGAATGTCAACGAGGCCATGCCCTCCCTCAAGATGACTCAAGATTACATCTTCTGA
- the LOC139584179 gene encoding proteoglycan 4-like isoform X1 yields MATCRKMGRSWKIQCFVFILLQLFPPNCISAPLATQNAVSLDPGVDDLEPLPLAPASNDAETAISTGTTDGKATSDNATTPDATVIKAVTADAKDAAATPVKDAAATPVKDAAATPVKDAAATPVKDAAGTPVKDAAGTPVKDAAGTPVKDAAGTPVKDAAGTPVKDAAGTPVKDAAGTPVKDAAATPVKDATPTPIEDTPIKDTSIDGVKARDDAPYTKGEVIAESTAIIAETTVGKFAITADKNKTKLDKSGLTPEKLPPKPADSDADAAPAMTAAPATSTTTVKAPEPAKPILEKPSPASNTKLVGPMDATEDEQESDLVPVNTLESQTETDMYGRENEEEGGEDDYDKVPLDQNQNFGSQDLNEENDDGMVDADDDQVVLSPAKSAGKIDVRMKDTNIYTTQDEDSHFFFHLVILAFLVAIVYITYHNKRKIFLLAQSRRWRDGLCSRNNVEYHRLDQNVNEAMPSLKMTQDYIF; encoded by the exons CAGTTTCTCTGGATCCAGGAGTTGATGATTTAGAACCCTTGCCTTTGGCACCAGCCAGCAACGATGCAGAAACAGCCATCAGCACTGGTACAACAGACGGCAAAGCAACCAGTGACAATGCTACAACACCTGATGCAACAGTAATTAAGGCTGTAACAGCAGATGCAAAGGACGCTGCTGCCACACCCGTCAAGGACGCTGCTGCCACACCCGTCAAGGACGCTGCTGCCACACCCGTCAAGGACGCTGCTGCCACACCCGTCAAGGACGCTGCTGGCACACCCGTCAAGGACGCTGCTGGCACACCCGTCAAGGACGCTGCTGGCACACCCGTCAAGGACGCTGCTGGCACACCCGTCAAGGACGCTGCTGGCACACCCGTCAAGGACGCTGCTGGCACACCCGTCAAGGACGCTGCTGGCACACCCGTCAAGGATGCTGCTGCCACACCCGTCAAGGACGCTACTCCCACACCTATAGAAGACACACCCATCAAGGACACATCTATCGATGGTGTAAAAGCACGTGATGATGCACCATACACCAAAGGGGAGGTTATAGCTGAATCCACTGCCATTATTGCTGAAACAACTGTTGGCAAGTTTGCAATAACTGCAGACAAGAACAAAACCAAATTAGATAAATCAGGACTGACTCCTGAAAAACTACCTCCCAAACCTGCTGATTCAGATGCTGATGCTGCCCCGGCCATGACTGCAGCTCCAGCCACCAGCACCACCACAGTCAAAGCCCCAGAGCCTGCCAAGCCCATCCTGGAGAAACCAAGCCCTGCCTCCAACACCAAGCTCGTCGGCCCCATGGACGCAACAGAGGATGAGCAAGAGAGCGATCTAGTGCCTGTCAACACCCTGGAGTCCCAGACCGAGACAGACATGTACGGCAGAGAAAATGAGGAAGAAGGTGGTGAAGATGACTATGATAAGGTCCCTCTGGACCAGAACCAGAACTTTGGCAGCCAAGACCTCAACGAGGAGAACGACGACGGCATGGTGGACGCCGACGATGACCAGGTGGTGCTCAGCCCAGCAAAGAGTGCTGGGAAGATAGACGTACGTATGAAGGACACCAACATCTACACCACCCAGGACGAGGACTCCCACTTCTTCTTCCACCTGGTCATCCTGGCCTTCCTGGTGGCCATTGTATACATCACCTACCACAACAAGAGGAAG ATCTTCCTGCTAGCCCAGAGTCGGCGCTGGAGGGACGGCCTGTGTTCTCGCAACAACGTGGAGTATCATCGGCTGGACCAGAATGTCAACGAGGCCATGCCCTCCCTCAAGATGACTCAAGATTACATCTTCTGA